In Candidatus Nitrospira nitrosa, the genomic stretch AACGTGGGCTCTATCTCTGTGACATTGCGACACAGGTGGGCGTGCATCCTCGAACCGTGCGGCGCGCACTGGCCCGCGGCGGGGCGCCAGCCCCGCGATCGAGCCGACATTGACCGGCTGTTAGCGGAGAACGTCTGGAATGCGGTGGTGATCTTTCGGGAGCTCCAGACCAAGGGGTACACGGGGCGACTCTCCATGACCCCGGTTGTCAAGAGTGGACGCCATGAATGACAGTCTCACGCCGCCGACTGTTGACGGGCCCACCGTTGGGCAAATGCCGCGGGCGAGCGATTCCCCAGCCGGGAATGCCGTCGCTGGCGGTT encodes the following:
- a CDS encoding helix-turn-helix domain-containing protein encodes the protein MLRKEDFMMIQALAQRGLYLCDIATQVGVHPRTVRRALARGGAPAPRSSRH